CGGCCCGGATTACATCCGAGCCCACCCGGTTTTCTTGAGTTGGGACGGTTCCTCGATCACTGTCGGACAAGCCGACAGATGGCACCCAGTGCTGGTCTTTCTTTTAAACCGATTACTCTGTCGTGAGCAGTTCTTTGACTGTCTGTACGAGGTCTTCGATGTGGTAGGGTTTGGGGATGAAGCGGTCGACGCCGCGGTCGAGGGCGAGTTCGCGGTATTTGGGTTCGCTGTTGCCGGTGACCATGACGATTTTGGGGGCCCGCTGCTTGTTGTTGATGATGCTGTCGAGGACAGCAAATCCGCTGCGGCGGGGCATGACCAGGTCGAGGAGGACCAGGTCGGGGGCGTCGCGTTCGATTTTCATCAGGCCTTCGTTGCCATCGTGGGCGGTGAGCACCTCATACCCTTCTGCTTCGATGGCCAGCTGTAAAGGCTCTGTAAGACCCTCGTCATCGTCGATGATGAGGACACGTTTTTGAGGAGAAGTGTTCATTAGCCTGGCGTTTAAATCCTGGTGTGGCCCGCGCTGGGGAAGTGTGCAGAAAGTATTATATCACCCCTGCTGGCGAAAATCCAATTATTAAGATCCAACGGACGTGTGGCGCTCCCCAAACCGGTGCCGGTTCGATAAAATGGGCCGGTGCGCGCGTGGCGTGCGCCAGTTTCGGGACGGTCCGGGATCAATATGTCTTTATCTGTTTATTCTTAAATCACGCAATGGGATAGTTTTGTGTCAGCGACGTCGGTAATCGGGTTACAGTGGGGCGATGAAGCCAAGGGCAAAATTGTAGACTTACTCTCCGAGCAACACGAGATCGTGGTGCGTTACCTGGGGGGCAATAATGCAGGCCACACAGTCAAATTTGACGGCAAGACCTATAAACTCTCCCTGCTGCCGGCAGGGGTGCTGAATCCGAATGTCACCTCCGTCATTACCGGCGGGGTGGTGATCAATCCCAAGGCGTTTCTGCAGGAAGTCGCCTCTATCGTTGAACAGAACGGTCCGATTGATCCCAGCCGGCTGTTGATCAGTGACCGGGCCCACGTGATCTTCCCGTATCATATGCAGGAAGAGAGTATTTTCGAAAAGAGCCGCAAAGAGAACGCGATCGGCACGACCATGCGGGGCATCGGGACCTGCTATCGTGATAAAGCGAGTCGGACCCACGCCATTCGGATGGGCGATCTGATGCGTCCTGACTTTTTCCGGGCCCGTCTGGAAGAAATCGTGGCTTATAAAAGTAAGATTTTCCAGGCCCTCGATCCCGAAGCAGAACCGTTGAACGTCGATGCGATCTTTGAAGAGTATTGCGGTTACGCCGAGACGCTGAAACCGCATGTCGTTGATACCAGTGCTTATCTGCTGAAAGCGGTTGCCGAGCAGAAGAAGATTCTGTTCGAAGGGGCCCAGGGGAGCCTGCTGGATATTGACCACGGGACCTTTCCGTACGTGACTTCTTCCAACAGTTCCGGCTGCGGGATTCACAACGGCAGTGGCGTTTCCGAGCGTTACATCAGCAAGATGATCGGCGTGGTGAAAGCCTATACAACACGCGTGGGCGGTGGTCCGTTCGTGACGGAACTGCACGATGAGATCGGGCAGCGGATTCGCGACGTGGGAAATGAATACGGAACTGTCACCGGACGTCCGCGGCGGTGCGGGTGGTTTGACGCTGTCGCAACCCGTTACGGGGCGAATATCAGTGGCGTCGACTGCATTGCCGTCATGCTGCTGGACGTACTGAGTGGTCTGGATGAGCTCAAGGTCTGCGAAGCTTACGACGTGAACGGCACGCACGTCACCGACTTCCCGAGCCACATTCTGGATCTGGAGCAGGCCAAGCCCGTGTATCGCACGATTCCCGGCTGGAAAGAAGATATCACCGGCATCCGCAAGATGGAGGATCTGCCCGAGAATGCGATCGCGTACATCAAGGCGATCGAAGATATCATCGGCAAGCCGGTTGAGATTGTCTCTGTCGGACCCGACCGGGAACAGACGATTCTGCTGAAGTAGGCGGCTGGTTCGAGTTCTGTTGAGGAGGGGCAACTCACTTTCTGTATGGGAAGTAGGAATCTTTGCCCTGAATTGCAGGCTTAAACTGGGACCTCCTGCTCGCTGCGCTCGGCTCGGATAGCATCCGAGCCCACCCCTTTTCTTGGGGATTGGTTGTGAATGTTCACGGGTAAAGAAAGCGTTCTGACCAGGCTCATTGTATTCGTCAGAGTGATTCTCTGTCGTGAGATCCCACTGTCAGTTTCCTGTTGTCTATGACAACCCCGGATTGCATCCGGGGCTACCCGGTCTGTTCTGGTTGGGAAGTGGTGCAGGTCCTTGATGTTTACCTTTCCTCGGTTGTGCCTGCGCGTATCATTCCTGCTCCTGTCTTGTTTGTACCGGTGGCTACTGCCATTCCGCTCAGGGGTGGTGGCGGTCTGTGGTTCCCTTGGAAGGTGAAACGAATGGAAAATTTCCAGGCGGGCAGGCACGCAGGCTCTGCCCCTACATGGTCTGTTGAGTGCAGTTCGTATTTTCGAAAAGGGCGTGTGGGGGTCAAGACAGAATTTTGTCCCGATGTGGCCGGATTTTGTCCTGGTCTGTGCGGGATTTTGTCCCTGTGTGACCTGTGTTTGTCCCGATTGGACCGGCTGGAAAGGGGAGAACATTGAGAACTGATGCGCGATTGACAGGTGGAAAACGGGTGAAAATCAACGGGAATTCAGGTGTTGTTGTGTCAGTGGTGGGGGCTGTTCCGGTGCACGATCACCTGTCTCGCGCGCGAGCCAGAGGGGACCAGCATATGCAGCGGCGGGGGCGGTTCAAGTTCAGTTTGTGCAGTGAAAAACGGGAAGTGTTATTCGACGACGACGCCTTTTTTCAGAATCAGATTGGCGTACAGGGCGGTTTCGCTGGTGGCGATGATGGCATAGGCCTGGCGGGCGCGTTCGTAGAATTCGAAGCGTTCGATTTTTTCCAGCTCTGGAGCGCGGTCATCGTACTGATGAATCAGTTCGCGGTAGGTCTGCCAGATGGGAGGCTCGGCTGCCTGGTCGTCGACGGGGTTCATCAGGCCGGCGGGCTGATCGACGAACGTATCGAGGGGGAAGAACGGGAGCAGGGCGGAGAGGATTTCAGGGACGCCGTGACCATCGAGGCGGATGATACGCTGGGCGTGGGAGTCGGCGGGGAAGTTACCGTCAGCGAGGACGATGTCGTCGCCATGTCCCATTTTCATCAGAACGTACATCAGGTCGGGGGAGATGATGGGAGGAATTCCATTGAGCATGCGGTTCACCCTGGCTGTGGTTATGTGACTGGTGTTGTGTGTGCTGAAACTGATTTTGACAACTCAAAAAGCAGAATCAAAGGGGCTCGTGAGAGTGATTACCATTATGCAGAAATTTTACGTCGAAGGCGAGGATGGCTTGCTGGATATGCTGCTGTGATCCCGTTATGATGGCTTGAGTTCAAGCTGTGGGCTCGACAGAGTGAACACCGCTTTTTCTCACCGGTAGCAAGTTTTCAGGAGAAAGTCTGAAAAATCAATGAAAATTCACGAATATCAGGCCAAACAGTTGTTTCGCGAAGTCGGGATTCCCGTACCTGAGGGAATCGTAGCGAAGACCGTCGATGAAGCGGTGGCCGCATTTGAAAAACTGGATCGTCCGCTGGTGGTTGTGAAGTCACAAATCCACGCAGGGGGCCGCGGAAAAGGTCGTTTCAAGGAACATCCGGAGCAGGCTGGTGTGGTACTGGCTCGTTCTGCGGATGAAGTTCGCGAGAACGCGGAACGCATGCTGGGATCGACCCTCGTGACCGTGCAGACCGGGGAAGAAGGCAAACAGGTCAACACACTGTTCATCGAGCAGGGACTGGACATTGCCAAAGAGCTTTACCTGGGATGCGTGATTGACCGCGAAGCAGGCGGCCCGGTGATGATTCTCTCAACCGAAGGTGGTATGGAGATCGAAGTCGTCGCCGAAGAGTCTCCGGAAAAAATCCTGAGCGAGCCGTTCTCGATTCACACCGGACTGCTCGGTTTCCAGGCCCGCAAACTGGCATTCAAGCTGGGAATGGAAGGCAAAACGGTTCGTCATGCAGAGAAGTTCCTCTGCCAGATGAGCCGTTTTTTCATTGATAACGACTGCAGCATGACCGAAATCAACCCGCTGGTGATCACCGGCGAAGGTGAACTGGTTGCACTGGACGCGAAGGTGACGTTCGACGAGAACGCGATCTTCCGTCACAAACCATTCGACGAACTGCGGGACCTGACCGAAGAAGATCCTGCGGAAGTACAGGCGGGTGATGCCGGTCTGAGCTACGTCAAGCTGGACGGCAACATCGGCTGTCTGGTGAACGGGGCTGGTCTGGCGATGAGCACCATGGACCTGATTAAGCATCATGGTGGTGAGCCGGCTAACTTCCTGGACGTGGGCGGCGGAGCGAACGTCGACCAGGTCACCGAAGCCTTCCGGATCATTCTGGCTGATGACAATGTGAAAGCGGTTCTGGTGAATATTTTCGGCGGGATCATGAAGTGTGATACGATCGTGACCGCGTTACTGGAAGCTTATGAAAAGGTTGGTTTCACGGTACCCCTGGTGGTACGACTGGAAGGGACCAACGTGGATACCGCCCGGAAGATGCTGGCAGAGAGTGGTCGGGATATTATTTCCGCAAACGACCTGACCGACGCCGCTCAGAAGGTTGTGGCCACTTTGAGTTCTTAGGACAGGCGGGCGACCTGTCTGTCAGGTCGCCGCTCGTGTGACGTGGTTGTTTTGCAAAAAGCGATCTTAGCCATCTTTTAATAAAACACATTTCCCGCAAGGGTGACAGATTATGAGTATTTTAGTTACTGAAAAGACACGCGTCATTTGCCAGGGGATCACCGGTAAATCCGGGCTGTTCCACAGCCAGCAGTGCCGGGAATATGGCACACCTCTGCTGGGGGGCGTGACTCCCGGCAAAGGGGGAACCGAGGTTGATGGTTTCCCGGTATTCAACACCGTGGAAGAAGCGGTTGAAAAGACCGGTGCCAACACCAGCCTGATTTTCGTGCCGCCTCCGTTCTGTGGCGAAGCGATCATGGAAGCCGCTGATGCGGGTATCGAACTGATCATCGCGATCACCGAAGGTGTGCCTGTCACCGATATGGTACGGGTGATGGAATACCTGAAAGACAAGCCGAGCCGCCTGATTGGTCCCAACTGCCCGGGTGTGATTACTCCCGGGATCGCCAAGATCGGCATTATGCCCGGTTACATTCATACGCCCGGTTCTGTTGGCCTGATCAGCAAGAGTGGTACGCTGACTTACGAAGCGGCCTGGCAGCTGGGTAACATTGGTCTGGGACAGAGCACGGCGATCGGTATTGGTGGTGACCCGATTATCGGGACGACCTTCATCGATCTTTTGGAGATGTTCCAGAATGATCCTGCGACCGAGTCGATCATGCTGATCGGTGAGATCGGGGGAACCGCTGAAATCGAAGCAGCGGAATACATCAAAGAGCATGTGACCAAGCCGGTTGCCGGTTTCATCGCCGGTAAAACCGCTCCTCCCGGAAAACGGATGGGGCACGCTGGTGCGATTATCAGCGGCGGTAGCGGTACAGCGGATGAGAAGATTGCCGCTCTGGAAGCAGCCGGTGTTGTTGTGGCGGAAAGCCCGGCAGACATGGGTGCTGCGGTCAAGCGGGCGATTGAGAAAGCCTCTTAATCGTCTTTACCAGACAGCCAAAAACAACAGGGCCGCCGGATTTAACCGGTGGCCCTGTTGTCGTTATATCAACTTGAACGGAGCGGCGGACGACTATTTTTCGTCGTCAGCACAGACCCAGGCGCTCAGTGAGGATTCGTAATCGACCAGTTCTTCAGGTTTGAAGTAGATCGGAATTTCGCGGGCGGCGGCTTCGGGGCCGTCGCTACCGTGGACGAGGTTCATCTGGCGACTGACGCCAAAGTCACCCCGGATGGTGCCTGGAGCGGATTCGCGACCGTTGGTGGATCCCATCATGGAGCGGACGACGGAAATG
This is a stretch of genomic DNA from Gimesia sp.. It encodes these proteins:
- the sucD gene encoding succinate--CoA ligase subunit alpha, translated to MSILVTEKTRVICQGITGKSGLFHSQQCREYGTPLLGGVTPGKGGTEVDGFPVFNTVEEAVEKTGANTSLIFVPPPFCGEAIMEAADAGIELIIAITEGVPVTDMVRVMEYLKDKPSRLIGPNCPGVITPGIAKIGIMPGYIHTPGSVGLISKSGTLTYEAAWQLGNIGLGQSTAIGIGGDPIIGTTFIDLLEMFQNDPATESIMLIGEIGGTAEIEAAEYIKEHVTKPVAGFIAGKTAPPGKRMGHAGAIISGGSGTADEKIAALEAAGVVVAESPADMGAAVKRAIEKAS
- a CDS encoding response regulator, giving the protein MNTSPQKRVLIIDDDEGLTEPLQLAIEAEGYEVLTAHDGNEGLMKIERDAPDLVLLDLVMPRRSGFAVLDSIINNKQRAPKIVMVTGNSEPKYRELALDRGVDRFIPKPYHIEDLVQTVKELLTTE
- a CDS encoding RbsD/FucU domain-containing protein, yielding MLNGIPPIISPDLMYVLMKMGHGDDIVLADGNFPADSHAQRIIRLDGHGVPEILSALLPFFPLDTFVDQPAGLMNPVDDQAAEPPIWQTYRELIHQYDDRAPELEKIERFEFYERARQAYAIIATSETALYANLILKKGVVVE
- the sucC gene encoding ADP-forming succinate--CoA ligase subunit beta encodes the protein MKIHEYQAKQLFREVGIPVPEGIVAKTVDEAVAAFEKLDRPLVVVKSQIHAGGRGKGRFKEHPEQAGVVLARSADEVRENAERMLGSTLVTVQTGEEGKQVNTLFIEQGLDIAKELYLGCVIDREAGGPVMILSTEGGMEIEVVAEESPEKILSEPFSIHTGLLGFQARKLAFKLGMEGKTVRHAEKFLCQMSRFFIDNDCSMTEINPLVITGEGELVALDAKVTFDENAIFRHKPFDELRDLTEEDPAEVQAGDAGLSYVKLDGNIGCLVNGAGLAMSTMDLIKHHGGEPANFLDVGGGANVDQVTEAFRIILADDNVKAVLVNIFGGIMKCDTIVTALLEAYEKVGFTVPLVVRLEGTNVDTARKMLAESGRDIISANDLTDAAQKVVATLSS
- a CDS encoding adenylosuccinate synthase gives rise to the protein MSATSVIGLQWGDEAKGKIVDLLSEQHEIVVRYLGGNNAGHTVKFDGKTYKLSLLPAGVLNPNVTSVITGGVVINPKAFLQEVASIVEQNGPIDPSRLLISDRAHVIFPYHMQEESIFEKSRKENAIGTTMRGIGTCYRDKASRTHAIRMGDLMRPDFFRARLEEIVAYKSKIFQALDPEAEPLNVDAIFEEYCGYAETLKPHVVDTSAYLLKAVAEQKKILFEGAQGSLLDIDHGTFPYVTSSNSSGCGIHNGSGVSERYISKMIGVVKAYTTRVGGGPFVTELHDEIGQRIRDVGNEYGTVTGRPRRCGWFDAVATRYGANISGVDCIAVMLLDVLSGLDELKVCEAYDVNGTHVTDFPSHILDLEQAKPVYRTIPGWKEDITGIRKMEDLPENAIAYIKAIEDIIGKPVEIVSVGPDREQTILLK